The sequence below is a genomic window from Variovorax paradoxus B4.
CGACCTCGGGCCGGAGCGTGACCACCGTCATCGCGAGCCTGCCTTCGGCGTTCTTTTCCATGATGCCGCTCGCCGCATCGAAGTAGCGATCGACGTTGAACTTGCGCTTCATTGCCATGGTGAGGAACCACAGCATGTGGCAGCTCGACAGCGAAGCGACGAAGGCTTCCTCGGGATCGACCGCCGCTGCATCGGAAAACGGCAGCGGCACCACGTGCGGCGACGAAGAGCCGGGCACTTCCGCGCCGCCATCGAAGCGCAGCGAATGCCTTCTGCTGTAGGTGTTGCCGAGGAAGTCCTGGTCGCCTCGCTGCCAGAGGATTTCTGCGGTGTACTGGGCCATGCCTTGCTCTCCAGAGCCAAAAGAGGAGGCGCCATTCTGCGTCAGAAGAAGCTCGACAGCTTGATCAGCAACGGCACCAGCAGTGCCGTCGCGATGCCGTTCAGCCCCAGCGCCAGCGCAGAGAAAGCACCCGCCGTTTCGTTCACCTGGATGGCTCGCGCGGTGCCGATGCCGTGCGCCGCCATACCGACGGCAAAGCCGCGCACCGCGGGTTCCCTGATGCGCAGCAGATTCAGCAGGCCGGTCGCCATGATGGCGCCGGAGATGCCCGCCACGGCGGCGGCCACCGCGGCCAGCGACGGCAGCCCGCCGATCTTCTCGGCCACGCCCATCGCGATCGGCATGGTGGCCGACTTGGGCGCGAGCGACATCAGCAGCTCGTGCGATCCGCCCAGCGCCCATGCAATGCCGATGGCCGACACGATGGCCGCCACCGAGCCCACCAGCAGCGCCACGCCAATCGGCAGCCACAGGCGCCGCAGCCGCCCGAGCTGGCCATACAGCGGCACGGCCAG
It includes:
- a CDS encoding OsmC family protein; this encodes MAQYTAEILWQRGDQDFLGNTYSRRHSLRFDGGAEVPGSSSPHVVPLPFSDAAAVDPEEAFVASLSSCHMLWFLTMAMKRKFNVDRYFDAASGIMEKNAEGRLAMTVVTLRPEVVFSGANLPTREQVEHMHHRAHEECFIANSVKTEVRCEPVFAPAG
- a CDS encoding LrgB family protein; the encoded protein is MTPPAKLSDIWVFLAQSPLLWLSLTLLAYLGALWLHRRSGANPAVNPVLVSVIAIVGVLLITRTPYDTYFEGAKFVHFLIGPATVALAVPLYGQLGRLRRLWLPIGVALLVGSVAAIVSAIGIAWALGGSHELLMSLAPKSATMPIAMGVAEKIGGLPSLAAVAAAVAGISGAIMATGLLNLLRIREPAVRGFAVGMAAHGIGTARAIQVNETAGAFSALALGLNGIATALLVPLLIKLSSFF